From the genome of Cytobacillus firmus, one region includes:
- a CDS encoding DUF5381 family protein: MSLVQKKSDAIIVKGSNIMYVLVSLATAGFLIACIFLIVHGLKFDSKYSLFYLGGGILFTPFYLYITLWNLPGLIPGKTLLSIIPGENGVIKSKKGTIPIKDIRNIDLVRNPLNLINDIVIETFNDKKFKIRTYNLIGDFRYQIIVDQYIYPHMTENAKKVWDRKINLENLRQQANYERQEPKAE; this comes from the coding sequence TTGTCACTTGTTCAGAAGAAAAGTGATGCAATCATCGTAAAGGGTTCAAACATCATGTATGTTTTGGTGTCTCTTGCTACTGCAGGTTTTTTAATAGCCTGTATCTTTCTAATTGTTCACGGATTGAAGTTTGACTCTAAATATTCTTTATTTTATCTTGGCGGTGGAATACTTTTCACTCCTTTTTATCTCTATATCACCCTTTGGAATTTACCAGGTCTAATCCCGGGTAAAACCTTGCTGTCCATTATCCCCGGAGAAAATGGTGTGATTAAATCAAAAAAAGGCACAATTCCAATTAAGGATATTCGAAACATTGATCTTGTAAGGAATCCATTAAATTTAATTAATGATATTGTTATTGAAACCTTCAATGATAAAAAGTTTAAAATTCGCACGTATAACCTGATTGGTGATTTTCGCTATCAGATAATAGTTGACCAATATATATATCCTCATATGACTGAAAATGCAAAAAAAGTTTGGGATCGAAAAATAAACCTGGAGAATCTTCGGCAGCAGGCTAATTATGAGAGGCAAGAACCAAAGGCTGAATAA
- a CDS encoding DUF5381 family protein yields the protein MIQNKGDTVIIKGSKFMYVWVFLATVGFLLACIFLIIHGLKFNSKYSFLYLGGGIVLTPFYLYLTIWSMPGLMPGKVLLKIVPGDKGTVIAPKSPVLIKNIRNIDLIRNPLNLINDIVIETLDDQKIKIRTYNLLDDGDFQVIADQYIFPYMNDNARKVWDRKIDLDKLREKDNYVRQDHRIE from the coding sequence ATGATTCAGAACAAAGGTGACACGGTAATCATAAAAGGTTCTAAGTTCATGTATGTATGGGTGTTTTTAGCTACAGTAGGATTTTTACTTGCATGTATCTTCTTGATTATACATGGACTGAAATTTAATTCTAAATACTCTTTCCTCTATCTTGGCGGAGGAATCGTATTAACTCCCTTCTATCTTTATTTAACTATTTGGAGCATGCCTGGATTAATGCCAGGAAAGGTTTTGCTGAAAATAGTCCCGGGGGATAAAGGTACAGTTATTGCCCCGAAAAGCCCTGTTCTAATAAAGAACATCCGAAATATTGATTTGATAAGAAATCCATTAAACCTTATTAACGACATTGTTATTGAAACCTTAGATGATCAAAAAATAAAGATTCGCACCTATAATCTCTTGGATGATGGTGATTTTCAGGTGATTGCAGATCAATACATTTTTCCTTATATGAATGACAATGCCAGGAAAGTATGGGATCGGAAAATCGACCTCGATAAGTTAAGAGAAAAAGATAACTATGTCAGGCAGGACCATAGGATTGAATAA
- a CDS encoding transglutaminase domain-containing protein has protein sequence MPKKSPIAILIVLLTSFLFLSACSSSESNSEAKAEKKEEDKYEKLVKEKNKELELEPLELTSYSEEVGAALKNPEYKEFAANGKMAVQGEVEKYSDLKSDYVWIKVRSAEEGPAGNDLEYYAPIKEGKFKQNIRLFNGEGEYKVTVQLPSTDSENYYYDLASFTVHNVNQDTERDVTFTPFGQEADMELDIESSYIKGNEVFNLKGEAGSLTDGDTIMLKLNKESEMWKHVISLKDGKFSYDVPLFYGKGLHKLEVLVPDKERENYYQTATTILIDNESDRTMSPIEFSKTYEERGVALEYPQYGGEKSDGVFSVKGKIDPQAEFGPETDHIYITTKKGEDEALDVIPVKDFTFDDSFYLRFGPGTYEVTLSVPEIKEENSDYFRFYGFAKFEVESTGEDKRDLLPSRGVQSDAPQITELAQELTEGISSEREKAKAIYDYVAKTVSYDVNKLETDDFSWDDSALKTLDSQTGVCQDYSYLAIALLRASNMESRFIEGTAFGGFWPQKHAWVEVKVDGSWLTMDPTWGAGYIKDDKFVAAFNEKYFDPNQAEFEKTHNRTGVSY, from the coding sequence ATGCCAAAGAAAAGCCCCATCGCCATATTAATCGTATTATTAACCAGCTTCCTCTTCCTCTCAGCCTGCAGCAGCTCTGAAAGCAATTCAGAAGCCAAAGCGGAGAAAAAGGAAGAAGATAAATATGAAAAACTGGTTAAGGAGAAAAACAAGGAACTCGAGCTCGAACCCCTTGAGCTGACTTCTTACAGTGAGGAAGTCGGGGCAGCTCTGAAGAATCCGGAGTATAAGGAGTTTGCTGCAAATGGCAAGATGGCTGTGCAGGGAGAGGTTGAGAAGTACTCTGATCTCAAATCAGATTATGTCTGGATCAAGGTTCGTTCCGCAGAGGAGGGACCGGCAGGGAATGATCTGGAATACTACGCACCCATCAAAGAAGGGAAGTTCAAACAGAATATCCGTTTATTTAATGGGGAAGGCGAGTATAAGGTAACTGTTCAGCTTCCAAGCACGGATAGTGAGAATTATTATTATGATCTTGCCTCGTTCACTGTGCACAATGTGAATCAGGATACAGAGCGCGATGTAACGTTTACTCCGTTTGGCCAGGAGGCAGATATGGAGCTGGATATTGAATCGAGCTATATAAAAGGCAATGAAGTATTCAATTTAAAAGGGGAAGCAGGAAGTCTGACAGACGGCGATACAATCATGTTGAAGCTGAATAAGGAATCGGAAATGTGGAAGCATGTCATTTCGCTTAAAGATGGCAAGTTCTCTTATGATGTGCCGTTATTCTATGGAAAAGGTCTGCACAAGCTTGAGGTGCTCGTTCCTGACAAGGAGAGGGAAAATTACTATCAGACAGCCACAACCATTTTAATAGACAACGAGTCTGATAGGACGATGAGCCCAATTGAATTTTCTAAAACATATGAGGAGCGGGGAGTGGCGCTTGAATACCCGCAGTATGGCGGTGAGAAGTCTGATGGTGTCTTTTCTGTAAAAGGAAAAATTGATCCGCAGGCAGAATTCGGTCCTGAAACAGATCATATTTACATTACCACTAAAAAAGGTGAAGACGAAGCACTGGATGTTATCCCTGTAAAAGATTTCACGTTTGATGATTCTTTTTATTTAAGGTTTGGTCCTGGCACATATGAAGTCACACTAAGTGTGCCGGAAATTAAGGAAGAGAACAGTGATTATTTCCGCTTTTATGGGTTTGCCAAATTTGAGGTGGAGTCCACCGGTGAAGATAAGCGGGACCTGCTTCCATCAAGAGGCGTTCAGTCCGATGCGCCGCAGATTACTGAACTGGCGCAAGAGCTGACAGAGGGCATTAGCAGTGAAAGGGAAAAGGCGAAGGCCATCTATGACTATGTCGCTAAAACCGTTTCATATGATGTAAATAAGCTCGAAACAGATGACTTCAGCTGGGATGATAGTGCGCTCAAGACACTTGATTCCCAAACGGGCGTCTGCCAGGATTATTCGTATCTGGCCATTGCGCTGCTTCGGGCCAGCAACATGGAATCCCGCTTTATTGAAGGAACTGCTTTCGGCGGATTCTGGCCGCAGAAGCATGCATGGGTGGAAGTGAAAGTGGATGGAAGCTGGCTCACGATGGATCCTACATGGGGAGCGGGTTACATTAAGGATGATAAATTCGTGGCAGCTTTCAATGAAAAATACTTTGATCCGAATCAAGCAGAGTTTGAAAAAACTCATAACCGTACAGGTGTATCATACTAA
- a CDS encoding esterase/lipase family protein, which yields MIKKMAGVIFCMMLIFPGMVKAGGFGGDDSGTPGYWYAGETPEAIDPSKSPLVFVHGYNNSSAVWHEGNDMYEVALANGYETAFIDLHHDRDMWTNGAILAEKLQEMYHHFGGKKLVVIGYSKGGVDIQTALVHYNAHPYVSNVISLSSPHHGTQLADLAHSSAAWWLAALLGNNNEATESLQTGNMQYFRSLTDSHQNAGKNRYYTLGGTKWGSFGSASYWGGLYLSTYGKNDGVVTAVNSRLPGASIVQEGGWNHTTIREGSYTFQVFKPYTTITQPAAVLSASGSEAAAGKPRIHSIVKGGKAVSAISEQFSVEDNVNSITVSFLSEKNLSALKLISPDGKEYKTGKSYKEESDFFKGAWVHQFEIEHPEAGSWLLKAPANASYLYTVTLNSPLNDEIQGKSAKSHKAFKTKWIRFGFDSSGKKLQQKAKGEKPGLMTDRDFSQEGVYNVTTEIKGLTENGKPYERTLIESFYIDQNGKRHN from the coding sequence TTGATAAAAAAAATGGCAGGAGTGATCTTTTGTATGATGCTGATTTTCCCTGGTATGGTGAAGGCTGGCGGCTTTGGCGGTGATGACAGCGGGACTCCGGGTTATTGGTATGCCGGAGAAACACCTGAAGCTATTGACCCTTCCAAATCACCTCTTGTATTTGTGCACGGCTATAATAATTCGTCAGCTGTCTGGCATGAAGGAAATGATATGTATGAAGTGGCTTTGGCAAATGGATATGAAACAGCCTTCATTGATCTTCATCATGACCGGGATATGTGGACGAATGGTGCCATTCTGGCTGAAAAGCTCCAGGAAATGTACCATCATTTCGGCGGAAAAAAGCTGGTGGTCATTGGCTATAGCAAAGGCGGTGTGGATATTCAGACAGCCCTTGTGCATTACAATGCCCACCCCTATGTATCAAACGTCATCTCTCTATCCTCTCCTCATCATGGCACCCAGCTTGCAGATCTTGCACACAGCAGCGCAGCCTGGTGGCTTGCTGCTCTTCTCGGAAACAATAATGAGGCAACCGAATCCCTGCAGACAGGCAATATGCAATACTTTCGAAGCCTTACAGATTCCCATCAGAATGCTGGAAAAAATCGTTATTATACACTTGGCGGCACCAAATGGGGTTCATTTGGCAGTGCTTCCTACTGGGGAGGTTTATATCTGAGCACGTACGGAAAAAACGATGGTGTTGTGACAGCAGTTAATTCCCGGCTGCCTGGAGCTTCCATTGTTCAGGAAGGAGGCTGGAATCATACAACCATTCGGGAAGGATCCTATACATTCCAGGTGTTCAAACCCTATACCACTATTACTCAGCCTGCTGCAGTTCTCTCAGCTTCAGGCTCAGAAGCCGCTGCCGGCAAGCCGCGCATTCATTCCATTGTAAAAGGCGGGAAAGCTGTCAGTGCAATAAGTGAGCAGTTTTCGGTGGAGGATAATGTAAACTCCATAACCGTTTCTTTTTTAAGCGAAAAGAATTTGTCTGCTTTAAAATTAATCAGTCCGGATGGAAAAGAATATAAAACGGGAAAATCGTATAAAGAAGAATCCGATTTCTTCAAAGGAGCTTGGGTTCACCAGTTTGAAATCGAGCATCCTGAAGCAGGAAGCTGGCTGTTAAAGGCTCCGGCAAATGCATCGTATCTATACACCGTTACACTAAACAGCCCGTTAAACGATGAAATTCAGGGCAAGTCTGCGAAAAGTCATAAAGCCTTTAAAACAAAATGGATCCGCTTCGGGTTTGATTCTTCAGGGAAAAAGCTGCAGCAAAAAGCGAAAGGAGAAAAGCCTGGCCTCATGACCGATAGGGATTTTTCACAGGAAGGTGTATACAATGTGACAACGGAAATAAAAGGCCTTACCGAAAATGGAAAGCCATATGAAAGAACACTTATCGAATCTTTTTATATAGATCAGAATGGAAAACGACATAACTAA
- a CDS encoding AAA family ATPase, giving the protein MDRNQMHPAIERVLGNIEKVMIGKRDVAELSLVALLAEGHVLLEDVPGVGKTMMVRALAKSVGAAFKRIQFTPDLLPSDVTGVSIYNPKEMEFQFRPGPIMGNIILADEINRTSPKTQSALLEGMEESSVTIDGVTHRLERPFFVMATQNPIEYEGTYPLPEAQLDRFLLKMKMGYPDIADEMEVLNRAQRIPPIEDLETVMDLAELRSLQTEIKEVHVDQTIKRYIVEIANGTRNHSSVYLGASPRGSIALMKAAQAYAFMYGRDYVLPDDIQYLAPAVFVHRIILRSESKFEGITAEEVVGRVIARVSVPVQRLVK; this is encoded by the coding sequence ATGGATCGAAATCAGATGCACCCTGCAATTGAGAGGGTATTAGGAAATATTGAAAAAGTCATGATCGGCAAACGGGATGTCGCAGAGTTAAGCCTAGTGGCGCTTTTAGCAGAAGGACATGTTCTGCTCGAAGATGTTCCGGGTGTCGGGAAAACGATGATGGTTCGTGCGCTGGCTAAGTCAGTTGGAGCTGCATTTAAACGCATCCAATTCACACCTGATTTGCTGCCTTCGGATGTGACAGGTGTATCCATCTATAATCCGAAGGAAATGGAGTTTCAGTTCAGGCCTGGTCCCATTATGGGCAATATTATTTTAGCAGACGAAATCAACCGAACCTCTCCCAAGACCCAATCCGCTCTTCTTGAAGGGATGGAAGAAAGCAGTGTGACCATCGACGGAGTGACGCATCGACTAGAAAGACCCTTCTTCGTTATGGCAACGCAAAATCCCATCGAGTATGAGGGAACCTATCCCCTTCCGGAAGCGCAGCTGGACAGATTCCTTTTAAAAATGAAAATGGGCTATCCGGATATCGCGGATGAGATGGAGGTCTTGAACCGGGCGCAGCGCATTCCGCCGATAGAAGATCTGGAAACGGTAATGGATCTTGCTGAATTGCGCTCACTGCAGACAGAAATTAAAGAAGTGCATGTAGATCAAACGATTAAACGCTATATTGTTGAGATTGCCAATGGAACCCGTAACCACAGCAGTGTGTATTTAGGGGCCAGTCCGCGCGGTTCGATTGCTTTAATGAAAGCAGCCCAGGCTTATGCATTCATGTATGGACGCGATTATGTTCTTCCGGATGACATTCAGTATTTGGCGCCAGCTGTTTTTGTGCACAGAATTATCTTAAGGTCCGAGTCGAAATTTGAGGGCATTACCGCTGAAGAAGTGGTGGGACGCGTCATTGCCAGGGTGTCTGTCCCTGTACAAAGGCTAGTGAAGTAA
- a CDS encoding DUF58 domain-containing protein: protein MKQLLNTLKGVWKLIVLFLLVLFTFSYAMFQGGFVSWFLFYSFVPFALYALGLSFYSLNSVKVERILPKTEYNAGEQAVITLKISRESAFPLLYLVIEDEMSEQLLHARKSNEAKRFLFPGFQKEMSIQYKINSLPRGEHFFASVRFKTGDLLGLVEKERQAPAENRMIVYPAYEEIIYKPMAHHYDQGMTASKERVQRDTSMAIGIRDYQPGDRFSWINWKATAKRNDIMTKEFEQRQSHDVYIMMDCSADSRFEAIVSFTASIVRAILRKGAQVGFLTSAAARTAFPIRGGEAHQLQLFHHLAKIKDDSAASVDRVLEAEHFLLQQNSQLMIVTAQLTKALIEKAGFFKSKNGAMTIFLIKNEHESPSGDELLLKASANARGIRVILVHNGHFADVFSGVGM from the coding sequence ATGAAACAGCTGTTAAATACACTGAAAGGTGTCTGGAAGCTGATTGTGCTATTTCTGCTTGTTTTGTTCACCTTTTCGTATGCCATGTTCCAGGGCGGCTTTGTCAGCTGGTTTTTGTTTTACAGCTTTGTGCCGTTTGCTTTATATGCACTGGGTCTGTCGTTTTATTCATTAAACAGCGTTAAAGTGGAGCGGATCCTGCCGAAAACAGAATACAATGCGGGTGAGCAGGCTGTGATTACTTTGAAGATAAGCAGGGAATCAGCTTTTCCTTTATTATACCTCGTCATTGAGGATGAAATGAGTGAACAGCTCCTGCATGCCAGGAAGTCAAACGAGGCAAAGAGATTCTTATTTCCGGGGTTCCAGAAGGAAATGTCCATTCAATACAAGATTAACAGTCTGCCCAGGGGAGAGCATTTTTTTGCCTCTGTCCGTTTTAAAACAGGTGATCTGCTTGGTTTAGTAGAGAAAGAAAGGCAAGCTCCCGCTGAGAACAGGATGATTGTCTACCCGGCGTATGAGGAAATCATCTATAAGCCCATGGCCCATCATTACGACCAGGGAATGACTGCTTCAAAAGAGCGGGTGCAAAGGGATACTTCCATGGCAATCGGCATCAGGGATTATCAGCCGGGAGACAGATTTTCCTGGATTAACTGGAAAGCTACCGCAAAGCGAAATGATATTATGACCAAGGAATTTGAACAAAGGCAATCCCATGATGTCTATATCATGATGGACTGTTCAGCGGATAGCCGATTTGAGGCCATCGTTTCGTTTACTGCCTCCATTGTAAGGGCGATTCTCCGTAAAGGAGCACAGGTCGGGTTTTTGACCTCTGCAGCTGCCCGGACAGCTTTTCCGATCAGAGGCGGAGAAGCACACCAGCTTCAGCTGTTTCACCATTTGGCAAAAATAAAAGATGATTCGGCAGCATCAGTGGACCGGGTTCTTGAAGCAGAGCATTTTCTTCTGCAGCAGAACAGTCAGCTGATGATTGTTACAGCCCAATTAACAAAAGCACTTATAGAGAAAGCCGGATTTTTTAAGTCCAAAAATGGGGCCATGACTATATTTTTAATCAAAAATGAGCAT